One segment of Candidatus Eisenbacteria bacterium DNA contains the following:
- a CDS encoding GDP-mannose 4,6-dehydratase: MVRALAERGASVVALVRDGAPASMFVREGWDRRVPVVCGGLEDLALLRRAMCEYDVDTVFHLAAQTLVGVGKNDPVGTLESNVRGTWNLLEAARQCPVRQIVVASSDKAYGASTRLPYLETHPMDGKYPYDVSKSCADLICGMYAATYSLPVCVTRCGNLFGGGDLNFSRTVPGVIRSTLQGQPFLIRSDGKFVRDFLYVEDAVLGYLRLAECLAADRSLAGEAMNFSLEIRLTVLDLVRKVLQQMGREDLEPVIQNIASGEIREQFMVAEKARRMLGWSPRYGLDQGLRNSIDWYTEFFRSTAEPARGVETAPA, from the coding sequence ATGGTGCGGGCCCTCGCGGAGCGGGGGGCCTCGGTGGTGGCGCTGGTCCGGGACGGAGCGCCCGCGAGCATGTTCGTCCGGGAGGGCTGGGACCGCCGCGTCCCGGTGGTGTGCGGCGGGCTGGAGGACCTGGCCCTGCTGCGCCGGGCGATGTGCGAGTACGACGTGGACACCGTCTTCCATCTCGCCGCGCAGACACTCGTCGGCGTGGGCAAGAACGACCCGGTCGGCACGCTGGAATCCAACGTGCGGGGGACCTGGAACCTGCTGGAAGCCGCGCGCCAGTGCCCGGTTCGCCAGATCGTGGTCGCGTCCTCGGACAAGGCCTACGGGGCCTCCACGCGCCTGCCGTACCTCGAGACCCACCCCATGGACGGCAAGTACCCCTACGACGTCTCGAAGAGCTGCGCGGACCTGATCTGCGGAATGTACGCCGCGACCTACAGCCTGCCGGTGTGCGTCACCCGCTGCGGAAACCTGTTCGGGGGCGGCGACCTGAACTTCAGCCGCACCGTTCCCGGCGTGATCCGCTCGACGCTCCAGGGGCAGCCCTTCCTCATCCGCAGCGACGGCAAGTTCGTCCGCGACTTCCTGTACGTGGAGGACGCGGTGCTCGGCTACCTGCGGCTCGCGGAGTGTCTCGCGGCCGACCGGTCGCTGGCGGGCGAGGCGATGAACTTCAGCCTCGAGATCCGGCTGACGGTGCTGGACCTGGTGCGCAAGGTGCTCCAGCAGATGGGGCGCGAAGACCTCGAGCCGGTGATCCAGAACATCGCCAGCGGAGAGATCCGGGAGCAGTTCATGGTGGCGGAGAAGGCCCGCCGGATGCTGGGCTGGTCCCCGCGTTACGGGCTCGACCAGGGGCTCCGGAACTCCATTGACTGGTACACGGAGTTCTTCCGCTCCACCGCGGAGCCCGCCCGCGGCGTCGAGACTGCGCCGGCATGA
- a CDS encoding class I SAM-dependent methyltransferase: MVRVHPKAEPSPLACTRRADCRACGDRSLEPVLSFGRTPLANSFVRADQMGEPQETFPLDLFLCPECGLLQLLDVVDPGVLFRDYLYVSSTSPSFIAHFEKYAESVVGESGIRPGSLVVEIGSNDGILLRPFQARGMRVLGVDPAREIARAACEAGIPTLSEFFTGELAARIRAEHGPASVIAANNVLAHVDDLHGVLDAVAGLLAPDGILVFEVSYLLDVIEKTLFDMTYHEHLCYHAVGPLETLLARHGMQLIEARRVPTHGGSLRAVAQRATGGRPRGGSVDELLALEARAGLRSRRTFEEFGGRIRSLGDELRGLLTGLKTRGEVVAGFGAPAKLTTLMHHFEIGRDLVEFIVDDSPLKQLRYTPGYHIPVLPVSEMYERRPDAVLILAWNFAADITRKHAAYLEHGGRFIVPLPKLEVISHHA; the protein is encoded by the coding sequence CTCGAGCCGGTCCTCTCGTTCGGCAGGACCCCGCTCGCCAACTCCTTCGTGCGCGCGGACCAGATGGGTGAGCCCCAGGAGACATTCCCCCTCGACCTGTTCCTGTGCCCGGAGTGCGGGCTGCTCCAGCTGCTCGACGTCGTGGATCCCGGCGTCCTCTTCCGCGACTATCTCTATGTCTCCTCCACGTCCCCATCCTTCATCGCGCACTTCGAGAAGTACGCCGAGAGCGTCGTGGGCGAGTCCGGCATTCGCCCCGGCTCCCTGGTGGTGGAAATCGGCAGCAACGACGGGATCCTGCTGCGCCCGTTCCAGGCCCGCGGCATGCGGGTCCTGGGCGTGGATCCGGCCCGCGAGATCGCCCGGGCCGCCTGCGAAGCCGGGATCCCCACGCTGTCGGAGTTCTTCACCGGAGAGCTGGCCGCACGGATCCGCGCGGAGCATGGTCCCGCGTCCGTGATCGCCGCCAACAACGTGCTCGCGCACGTGGACGACCTCCACGGCGTGCTCGACGCGGTCGCGGGGCTGCTCGCCCCCGACGGGATCCTGGTGTTCGAGGTGTCCTACCTCCTGGACGTGATCGAAAAGACGCTCTTCGACATGACCTACCACGAGCATCTCTGCTACCACGCCGTCGGCCCCCTGGAGACGCTCCTGGCTCGCCACGGCATGCAGCTGATCGAGGCCCGCCGCGTGCCCACGCACGGCGGTTCGCTCCGGGCGGTCGCGCAACGGGCGACCGGCGGGCGGCCCCGGGGCGGATCGGTGGACGAGCTGCTGGCGCTCGAGGCCCGGGCCGGGCTCCGGAGCCGGCGCACCTTCGAGGAGTTCGGCGGGAGGATCCGCTCCCTGGGGGACGAGCTGCGCGGCCTGTTGACCGGGCTCAAGACCCGGGGGGAGGTCGTGGCGGGGTTCGGCGCGCCGGCGAAGCTGACCACGCTGATGCACCACTTCGAGATCGGCCGGGATCTCGTGGAGTTCATCGTCGATGACAGTCCCCTGAAGCAGCTCCGTTACACGCCCGGTTACCACATACCCGTTCTTCCGGTGTCGGAGATGTACGAGCGCAGGCCGGACGCCGTGCTGATCCTCGCCTGGAATTTCGCCGCGGACATCACCCGGAAGCATGCTGCCTACCTGGAACACGGGGGACGCTTCATCGTTCCCCTCCCCAAGCTGGAGGTGATCTCACACCATGCATGA
- a CDS encoding exopolysaccharide biosynthesis polyprenyl glycosylphosphotransferase: MRTLLVGTGPMAVRCARALRRERPARTIVGAVDSELQPELGSHEPGIPWMGALADAGAVVRRECVDEIFVALPMRSKYDDLRFAWALGRDLGVRVSTDLGMLDDARGQAAALPGGAARIVWHLHPASRFPGRQLKRAVDLGLGSIAFLLLLPLMLAAGVAVALESRGPVLFRQARVGRGGRTFTLFKFRTMVANAEELRDSISSLNEAGGIVFKITADPRLTRVGRFLRRTSVDELPQLLNVFRGEMSLVGPRPLPTWIATEMEDHTRHRRLSVLPGMTGLWQVSGRRQDFETIARLDMEYVDRWSVGLDLNILAATIPAVLRAENAY, translated from the coding sequence TTGCGAACCCTGCTGGTCGGGACCGGACCGATGGCCGTGCGGTGTGCCCGGGCCCTCCGGCGCGAGCGCCCCGCGCGCACCATCGTGGGGGCGGTGGATTCGGAATTGCAGCCCGAGCTGGGGAGCCACGAGCCGGGCATTCCCTGGATGGGAGCCCTGGCCGATGCCGGTGCGGTGGTGCGGCGCGAGTGCGTGGATGAGATCTTCGTGGCCCTGCCGATGCGGTCGAAGTACGACGACCTGCGGTTCGCGTGGGCCCTGGGGCGGGATCTCGGGGTGAGGGTCTCGACCGACCTCGGCATGCTCGACGACGCGCGCGGCCAGGCGGCGGCCCTGCCCGGCGGCGCCGCGCGGATCGTGTGGCATCTCCACCCGGCGTCGCGGTTCCCCGGGCGGCAGCTGAAGCGGGCCGTGGACCTGGGCCTGGGCTCGATCGCGTTCCTGCTGCTCCTGCCGCTGATGCTGGCGGCCGGAGTCGCGGTGGCGCTCGAATCCCGGGGCCCGGTGCTCTTCCGCCAGGCCCGCGTGGGGCGCGGGGGCCGGACGTTTACGCTGTTCAAGTTCCGGACCATGGTGGCGAACGCCGAGGAGTTGCGGGACAGCATCTCCAGCCTGAACGAGGCCGGTGGCATCGTCTTCAAGATCACCGCGGATCCGCGCCTGACCCGGGTCGGGAGGTTCCTCAGGCGCACCAGCGTGGATGAGCTGCCGCAGTTGCTGAACGTGTTCCGCGGCGAGATGAGCCTGGTGGGGCCGCGCCCGCTGCCGACCTGGATCGCCACGGAGATGGAGGATCACACCCGGCATCGACGCCTGAGCGTGCTGCCGGGCATGACCGGCCTGTGGCAGGTGAGCGGCCGGCGGCAGGACTTCGAGACCATCGCCCGGCTGGACATGGAGTACGTGGATCGCTGGTCCGTCGGGCTCGACCTCAATATCCTGGCCGCAACCATTCCGGCAGTCCTCCGCGCGGAGAATGCCTACTAG
- a CDS encoding NAD-dependent epimerase/dehydratase family protein, whose translation MHDRTLSIQDVREIAGGLGDEVHRFTGRCVLITGGSGFLGRAFTDFFEYANEQLLASPCRVVSMDNHIVRGGSGGPASNGVRHIQADVTRPMQVDGPVHFIIHAAGIASPVYYRKFPLETLETATIGTTNALRMAVEKGVEAFLYFSSSEIYGDPAPSAVPTPETYRGNVSCLGPRACYDESKRAGETLCYIFHGKHGVPTKIVRPFNFYGPGMAAADYRVLPTFACSALKGESLKVFGGGSQTRTMCYLSDGIAGCLRVLLLGTPGEPYNIGNTDPEISIMDLAKLLRDVTGLPLEIELFEYPDAYPTDEPMRRCPDLSKAFGHLGYRPRVGLRDGLRRFMAWAEHNYEVGKVVRKVMPEAPAMDLGAFPLGSVEPMPGTYAGGPQLEA comes from the coding sequence ATGCATGACCGCACACTGAGCATCCAGGATGTTCGCGAGATCGCCGGGGGACTTGGCGACGAAGTTCACAGATTCACGGGCCGGTGCGTCCTCATCACCGGGGGCTCGGGCTTCCTGGGCCGCGCCTTCACCGACTTCTTCGAGTACGCGAACGAGCAGCTCCTCGCGTCGCCGTGCCGGGTGGTGTCCATGGACAACCACATCGTGCGCGGAGGCTCTGGCGGGCCGGCCTCGAACGGCGTCCGGCACATCCAGGCGGACGTGACCCGGCCGATGCAGGTGGACGGGCCCGTCCACTTCATCATCCACGCGGCGGGGATCGCGAGCCCGGTGTACTACCGGAAGTTCCCGCTGGAGACCCTGGAGACCGCCACCATCGGGACCACCAACGCCCTGCGGATGGCGGTGGAGAAGGGCGTGGAGGCGTTCCTGTACTTCAGCTCCAGCGAGATCTACGGGGATCCCGCACCGTCCGCCGTGCCCACGCCGGAGACCTACCGGGGCAACGTCTCGTGCCTCGGGCCCCGGGCGTGCTACGACGAGTCCAAGCGCGCGGGGGAGACCCTGTGCTACATCTTCCACGGCAAGCACGGGGTGCCGACCAAGATCGTCCGTCCGTTCAATTTCTACGGCCCCGGGATGGCCGCGGCCGACTACCGGGTGCTGCCCACGTTTGCGTGCAGCGCCCTCAAGGGCGAATCGCTCAAGGTCTTCGGCGGGGGATCCCAGACCCGCACCATGTGCTACCTCTCCGACGGGATCGCCGGCTGCCTCAGGGTGCTGCTCCTGGGAACCCCCGGCGAGCCCTACAACATCGGCAACACGGATCCCGAGATCTCGATCATGGACCTCGCGAAGCTCCTGCGCGACGTGACGGGGCTGCCCCTGGAGATCGAGCTGTTCGAATACCCCGACGCCTACCCGACCGACGAGCCGATGCGCCGGTGTCCCGATCTGTCCAAGGCATTCGGACACCTGGGTTACCGGCCCCGGGTCGGCCTGCGGGACGGCCTGCGTCGGTTCATGGCGTGGGCCGAGCACAACTACGAGGTCGGCAAGGTGGTCCGGAAGGTCATGCCGGAAGCGCCGGCGATGGATCTCGGCGCCTTCCCGCTGGGTTCAGTCGAGCCGATGCCCGGAACCTACGCCGGGGGCCCCCAGCTCGAGGCCTAG
- a CDS encoding NTP transferase domain-containing protein, with protein MQTVILCGGAGTRSYPFTDHYPKPMMPVCGRPILVHIMRLYAEQGFTRFVLAAGHRQEVLFDYFEGRFPEWDVRILDTGKDSDTGERIRRCSEFVGDTFFATYGDGIGDVRLHDLLAFHKASGGMSTLTTVPLRSQYGTVHFDERGRVDRFQEKPVIRDCWINAGFFVFEKRVFDFWEGQNLESEVFPALVRRGEVHTYRHEGFWKSMDTSKDQQELERLFQCGEAKWSLGNGSHPGRVEAAAPRIGAALPGMGEARP; from the coding sequence ATGCAAACTGTGATCTTGTGCGGAGGAGCCGGGACCCGGTCCTACCCATTCACGGACCACTATCCGAAACCCATGATGCCGGTCTGCGGCCGGCCGATCCTGGTCCACATCATGCGCCTGTACGCGGAGCAGGGCTTCACCCGCTTCGTGCTGGCGGCGGGACATCGCCAGGAGGTCCTGTTCGACTACTTCGAGGGCCGATTCCCCGAGTGGGACGTGCGGATCCTGGACACCGGCAAGGACAGCGACACGGGGGAGCGAATCCGCAGGTGCAGCGAGTTCGTCGGCGACACGTTCTTCGCGACCTACGGCGACGGGATCGGCGACGTGCGGCTGCACGATCTGCTGGCCTTCCACAAGGCCTCGGGCGGCATGTCCACGCTGACCACCGTGCCGCTGCGCTCCCAGTACGGAACGGTGCACTTCGACGAGCGCGGCCGCGTGGACCGCTTCCAGGAGAAGCCCGTGATTCGCGACTGCTGGATCAATGCGGGGTTCTTCGTGTTCGAGAAGCGCGTCTTCGACTTCTGGGAGGGCCAGAACCTGGAAAGCGAGGTCTTCCCCGCCCTGGTCCGCCGTGGCGAGGTGCACACCTACCGTCACGAGGGCTTCTGGAAGTCCATGGACACCAGCAAGGACCAGCAGGAGCTGGAGCGGCTGTTCCAGTGCGGCGAGGCCAAGTGGTCCCTCGGCAACGGGTCGCACCCGGGTCGGGTGGAAGCCGCGGCTCCCCGGATCGGAGCGGCGCTGCCCGGGATGGGGGAGGCGCGCCCGTGA